The proteins below are encoded in one region of Sphaerodactylus townsendi isolate TG3544 linkage group LG06, MPM_Stown_v2.3, whole genome shotgun sequence:
- the LOC125434894 gene encoding EKC/KEOPS complex subunit Tprkb-like yields MMQCLTHRLELFPDCLVTLILFNDVKNAAILRKKAMEGAIDGALISPELISDALKKFGISDSDSAVLIVLVEDKEKRVNLENVASQVDGQQVPLADLPQITDISKVKKIYKLTPQEAKIGTLLDGIICRMATKDVS; encoded by the exons ATGATGCAGTGTTTAACCCATCGGCTGGAACTGTTTCCTGACTGCCTGGTTACTCTTATCCTGTTTAATGATGTGAAGAATGCTGCCATTCTAAGAAAAAAAGCCATGGAAGGTGCTATTGATGGAGCATTAATTAGTCCTGAACTG ATTTCAGATGCCTTGAAAAAGTTTGGCATTTCAGACAGTGACTCTGCAGTACTCATTGTTCTGGTGGAAGACAAAGAGAAAAGAGTGAATCTGGAAAATGTAGCAAGTCAAGTGGATGGTCAGCAAGTTCCTTTGGCAGACCTCCCCCAGATAACAGACATATCAAAAGTCAAAAAG atATACAAGCTCACGCCACAGGAAGCAAAAATAGGAACACTGCTAGATGGTATCATTTGTAGAATGGCAACAAAAGATGTTTCatga
- the ALG10 gene encoding dol-P-Glc:Glc(2)Man(9)GlcNAc(2)-PP-Dol alpha-1,2-glucosyltransferase translates to MERSEAYFFSIALSCAFLGSCLLFSVLNRQQRAPYMDEAFHVPQAQAYCEGRFQQWDPMITTLPGLYLVSIGIVKPAAWLFGWSGSIVCSTGMLRFINLLFSVGNCYLLYLLFCRIHQRKATSGFQRILSTLTLAIFPVLYFFTFLYYTDPGSTFFTLFAYLMCLYGNHRTSALLGFCGFMFRQTNIIWTVFCGGSVLADKLSEAWKAESLKNKEQKNLPPKGSFSELIRVFWFLLGYVTSLKNITTLILLTWPYVGMAVVFFVFVFLNGGIVVGDRSSHEACLHFTQIFYFFSFTVFFSFPHLMAPSKITSFLHSVKRYLLQYTILAIISLFLVWKFTYIHKYLLADNRHYPFYIWRKLYQRHELMKYVLVPFYIFAGWSFTDMLTSKNIFWKMAYFVCLLMAIVPQKLLEFRYFILPYVIYRLHIPMPSLFKLLLELAFHLLINAVTFHFFLNKTFQWPNNEELQRFMW, encoded by the exons ATGGAGCGCTCCGAAGCCTACTTCTTCTCGATTGCCCTCAGCTGCGCCTTCTTGGGCTCCTGCCTGCTGTTCTCGGTGCTCAACCGCCAGCAGCGCGCGCCCTACATGGACGAGGCCTTCCACGTACCGCAGGCGCAGGCCTATTGCGAAGGCCGCTTCCAGCAG tGGGACCCTATGATTACTACACTGCCTGGTTTATATTTGGTGTCCATTGGAATTGTAAAGCCTGCAGCATGGCTCTTTGGATGGTCTGGAAGCATAGTTTGCTCTACTGGGATGCTCAGATTCATTAATCTCCTTTTCAGTGTTGGGAACTGCTATTTACTATATTTGCTTTTTTGCCGGATACACCAGAGAAAG gCTACTTCTGGGTTCCAGAGAATCCTCTCCACTTTGACACTAGCGATATTTccagttctttatttttttactttccttTATTATACCGATCCAGGTTCCACATTTTTTACTCTCTTTGCCTATTTAATGTGCCTTTATGGTAATCACAGAACTTCAGCCTTGCTTGGATTTTGCGGCTTCATGTTTCGCCAGACCAACATCATATGGACTGTGTTCTGTGGCGGAAGTGTTCTTGCAGATAAGCTGAGTGAAGCCTGGAAAGCGGAATCGCTGAAAAATAAAGAGCAGAAGAACTTGCCCCCGAAGGGATCATTTTCAGAACTAATAAGAGTCTTTTGGTTCCTCCTTGGATATGTCACATCCCTTAAAAACATAACCACTCTTATTCTTTTGACTTGGCCGTATGTTGGCATGGCTGTGGTCTTCTTTGTTTTCGTTTTCCTCAATGGTGGGATAGTTGTGGGTGACCGAAGCAGCCATGAAGCTTGTCTGCATTTCACTCAGATATTCTACTTCTTCTCTTTtactgtctttttttcctttcctcactTAATGGCCCCAAGCAAAATCACCAGTTTTCTTCATTCTGTGAAGAGATACTTGTTGCAATATACTATCCTTGCAATCATTTCATTATTCCTGGTCTGGAAGTTTACGTATATTCATAAATATTTGCTTGCAGATAACAGACATTATCCATTTTACATATGGAGAAAACTTTATCAAAGACATGAACTCATGAAGTATGTGTTAGTTCCATTCTATATATTTGCTGGCTGGAGTTTTACAGACATGCTGACATCAAAGAACATTTTTTGGAAAATGGCCTATTTTGTATGTTTGCTCATGGCCATAGTTCCCCAGAAACTTTTAGAATTTCGTTACTTCATTTTGCCGTATGTTATCTATAGGTTGCACATTCCCATGCCGTCACTTTTCAAACTTCTTCTTGAGTTGGCTTTTCATCTCTTGATAAATGCTGTGacctttcattttttcctgaaCAAAACATTTCAGTGGCCAAATAATGAGGAACTCCAGAGGTTTATGTGGTAA